In the genome of Nocardioides marmoribigeumensis, one region contains:
- a CDS encoding STAS domain-containing protein has protein sequence MFMANEDSAMALSGRLDGRHAAEVREALYERIEGEQGDVVVDLTEVESIDGTVLKLLAAAALRLQRTGRQMVLRGCSPALRRVFAFGGLRRLFAWDRG, from the coding sequence ATGTTCATGGCCAACGAGGACAGTGCGATGGCGTTGTCCGGCCGTCTGGACGGCCGGCACGCCGCAGAGGTGCGGGAAGCCCTCTACGAGCGCATCGAGGGCGAGCAGGGCGACGTGGTCGTGGACCTCACCGAGGTGGAGTCGATCGACGGCACGGTCCTCAAGCTCCTCGCCGCCGCCGCGCTGCGACTGCAGCGCACCGGGCGCCAGATGGTGCTCCGGGGCTGCTCCCCGGCGCTGCGCCGGGTCTTCGCGTTCGGCGGGCTGCGCAGGCTCTTCGCCTGGGACCGCGGCTGA
- a CDS encoding protein meaA, producing MSEQPETPTPPTATRPERDRPWVMRTYAGHSSAAESNALYRRNLSKGQTGLSVAFDLPTQTGYDPDSTLARGEVGKVGVPIPHLGDMRKLFDQIPLTEMNTSMTINATAMWLLALYQVVAEEQAGATTDEEIEAVHNKLAGTTQNDIIKEYLSRGTYVFPPEHSLRLTTDTIAYTVNHIPKWNPINICSYHLQEAGATPVQELAYALCTAIAVLDAVRDSGQVAPEEMGKVVGRISFFVNAGVRFVEETCKMRAFVELWDEITRERYGVTDDKMRRFRYGVQVNSLGLTEAQPENNVQRIVLEMLGVTLSKNARARAVQLPAWNEALGLPRPWDQQWSLRLQQVLAFESDLLEYDDIFEGSHVIETKVAELVTGARAEIDRVQAMGGAIAAVESGYMKQALVSSHAARRARIEAGHEVVVGVNKFETTEESPLTADLDAAIQVADPEAERAAQASVEQWKSQRDQAEVDAALQRLVEDAKSGANLMEATLAAARAGATTGEWAGTLREVFGEYRAPTGVSGAVGVAEAGAELTAVRDAVKATGDELGGRLRLLVGKPGLDGHSNGAEQVAVRARDAGFEVIYQGIRLTPEQIVSAAVAEDVHCVGLSILSGSHMELVPAVLDGLRAEGMDDVPVIVGGIIPSSDAARLKELGVAEVFTPKDFGLTEIMAGIVRVIRRANGLD from the coding sequence ATGAGCGAGCAGCCCGAGACTCCCACGCCCCCCACCGCGACGCGGCCCGAGCGTGACCGCCCCTGGGTGATGAGGACCTACGCCGGCCACAGCTCGGCCGCGGAGTCCAACGCGCTCTACCGGCGCAACCTGAGCAAGGGGCAGACCGGTCTCTCGGTGGCCTTCGACCTGCCGACGCAGACCGGCTACGACCCCGACTCCACCCTCGCGCGCGGCGAGGTCGGCAAGGTGGGCGTGCCGATCCCGCACCTGGGCGACATGCGCAAGCTGTTCGACCAGATCCCCCTCACCGAGATGAACACCTCGATGACGATCAACGCCACTGCGATGTGGCTGCTCGCGCTCTACCAGGTCGTCGCGGAGGAGCAGGCCGGGGCGACCACCGACGAGGAGATCGAGGCCGTCCACAACAAGCTGGCCGGCACGACCCAGAACGACATCATCAAGGAGTACCTCTCCCGCGGGACCTACGTGTTCCCGCCCGAGCACTCCCTGCGGCTGACCACCGACACGATCGCCTACACCGTCAACCACATCCCCAAGTGGAACCCGATCAACATCTGCAGCTACCACCTGCAGGAGGCCGGCGCGACGCCCGTGCAGGAGCTCGCCTACGCGCTGTGCACGGCCATCGCGGTGCTCGACGCCGTGCGTGACTCCGGTCAGGTCGCGCCCGAGGAGATGGGCAAGGTCGTCGGGCGCATCTCGTTCTTCGTCAACGCCGGTGTGCGCTTCGTCGAGGAGACCTGCAAGATGCGGGCCTTCGTCGAGCTGTGGGACGAGATCACCCGCGAGCGCTACGGCGTCACCGACGACAAGATGCGCCGCTTCCGCTACGGGGTGCAGGTCAACTCCCTCGGTCTCACCGAGGCCCAGCCCGAGAACAACGTGCAGCGCATCGTGCTCGAGATGCTCGGCGTCACACTGTCCAAGAACGCCCGTGCCCGCGCGGTCCAGCTGCCGGCGTGGAACGAGGCCCTCGGCCTCCCGCGGCCCTGGGACCAGCAGTGGTCGTTGCGGCTGCAGCAGGTGCTCGCCTTCGAGTCCGACCTGCTGGAGTACGACGACATCTTCGAGGGCTCGCACGTCATCGAGACCAAGGTCGCCGAGCTGGTCACCGGCGCGCGCGCGGAGATCGACCGCGTGCAGGCGATGGGCGGCGCGATCGCGGCGGTCGAGTCCGGCTACATGAAGCAGGCGCTGGTCTCCAGCCACGCCGCCCGCCGCGCCCGCATCGAGGCCGGCCACGAGGTCGTGGTCGGCGTCAACAAGTTCGAGACCACCGAGGAGTCGCCGCTGACCGCCGACCTCGACGCGGCCATCCAGGTCGCCGACCCCGAGGCCGAGCGCGCCGCCCAGGCGAGCGTGGAGCAGTGGAAGTCCCAGCGCGACCAGGCCGAGGTCGACGCGGCGCTCCAGCGCCTGGTCGAGGACGCCAAGTCCGGCGCCAACCTGATGGAGGCGACCCTGGCCGCCGCCCGGGCCGGGGCCACCACCGGGGAGTGGGCCGGCACGCTGCGCGAGGTGTTCGGCGAGTACCGCGCCCCCACCGGCGTCTCCGGCGCGGTCGGCGTGGCCGAGGCGGGCGCCGAGCTGACCGCGGTGCGCGACGCCGTGAAGGCGACCGGCGACGAGCTCGGCGGGCGCCTACGCCTGCTGGTCGGCAAGCCGGGTCTCGACGGGCACTCCAACGGTGCCGAGCAGGTCGCGGTCCGGGCGCGCGACGCCGGCTTCGAGGTGATCTACCAGGGCATCCGGCTGACCCCGGAGCAGATCGTGTCCGCGGCGGTGGCCGAGGACGTGCACTGCGTCGGGCTCTCGATCCTGTCCGGGTCGCACATGGAGCTCGTGCCGGCCGTCCTCGACGGGCTCAGGGCGGAGGGCATGGACGACGTGCCGGTCATCGTCGGCGGGATCATCCCGTCCTCGGACGCCGCACGGCTCAAGGAGCTCGGGGTCGCCGAGGTGTTCACGCCCAAGGACTTCGGGCTCACCGAGATCATGGCCGGCATCGTGCGGGTGATCCGGAGGGCCAACGGCCTGGACTGA
- a CDS encoding type II toxin-antitoxin system Rv0910 family toxin, with protein MADRPDPFARLVNTAKWLKDHPEVLIDAAKGLLPQRSTGPVAAAAEAAHEPPAGLADYSRTARAVREVPTDPARTHRTVTDLGRIGDWLALHQGWRGEAPTGAAEGVRFVQKVKLMGIPADVSWTVTESTEQRLGLGGTGPMGLVIGMWVSLLPAAGGTVVVVDAGVGGDPVSGPLGGSVVRSMQESLESSLEELARLLEEQAGDEGDDAPRFAALPVLHHASGRTIDGRTPVIVGVGQVVEREPSTDRLEDPAALAAHALQRAAEDAGVPALLAQADSVYAVASASWTYRDLGRAVADRLGVAPHRTVMSARFGGDAGQALVNEAAQAVVDGEAAVVLVCGAEAGATLSHAQKAGVDPGWPEQPADLAPDSVIGSDRDANTPAEVSAGLNLPVHTYALMEQALRGKLGTTPEEHTARITGLWSTFSEVAAGNPFAWQPEAQGAERLATADADNRMVSTPYPKLLCANLQVDLASGLVLTSASAAEAAGVPQDRWVFVHAGAAAYDEWFVSERGDLAASPAIRTIGDKALTHAGITVDDLGPVDLYSCFPAAVQIAATELGLPVGDPGRPLTVTGGLTFAGGPGNNYGGHGIASIVPLLRADPTAYGLTTSLGWFATKHALGIYSATPPARRFCSLHPVLEPTPKRPAPESYDGPAVVESYTVDVDRSGDPRATILSLLTPAGARVLVRSEQPEVARAALGEDLLGWTVQVAGQEVSFTDRSRSDLPAPPPMPVLLDRRGGVAVITLNRPERRNAIDLATAELLEQVVDLVESDDEIRVAILTGAGGTFSAGMDLKAAAQGSFAMTERGGPLGIAARRVEKPLIAAVEGHALAGGCELALVSHLIIASREAQFGIPEPKRGLVAAAGGVMRLTQRLPRNVAMELALTGNPMPATRMAELGLVNRLAEPGEVLDAALELAAEIVANAPLSVAMSKRIVEESPDWSTEEEFDRQSDLAGVALVSEDAVEGVAAFAEKREPVWKGR; from the coding sequence GTGGCCGACCGACCCGATCCCTTCGCGCGGCTGGTCAACACCGCCAAGTGGCTCAAGGACCACCCCGAGGTCCTCATCGACGCGGCCAAGGGCCTGCTCCCCCAGCGCTCCACCGGGCCGGTCGCGGCCGCTGCCGAGGCTGCCCACGAGCCGCCGGCCGGGCTCGCCGACTACTCCCGCACGGCTCGGGCGGTCCGCGAGGTGCCCACCGACCCCGCCCGCACGCACCGGACCGTCACCGACCTGGGCCGCATCGGCGACTGGCTGGCCCTGCACCAGGGCTGGCGCGGCGAGGCGCCGACCGGCGCGGCGGAGGGCGTGAGGTTCGTCCAGAAGGTCAAGCTCATGGGCATCCCCGCCGACGTCTCCTGGACGGTGACCGAGTCCACCGAGCAGCGGCTCGGCCTGGGCGGCACGGGCCCGATGGGCCTGGTCATCGGCATGTGGGTGAGCCTGCTGCCCGCGGCGGGCGGGACCGTCGTGGTGGTCGACGCCGGCGTGGGCGGCGACCCGGTCAGCGGCCCGCTGGGCGGCTCGGTGGTCCGCAGCATGCAGGAGTCCCTGGAGTCCTCCCTCGAGGAGCTGGCCAGGCTCCTGGAGGAGCAGGCCGGGGACGAGGGTGACGACGCCCCCCGGTTCGCCGCGCTCCCGGTGCTGCACCACGCCTCGGGGCGCACCATCGACGGACGGACGCCGGTCATCGTCGGCGTGGGCCAGGTGGTCGAGCGCGAGCCTTCCACCGACCGGCTCGAGGACCCCGCGGCCCTGGCGGCACACGCCCTGCAGCGTGCGGCCGAGGACGCCGGGGTCCCGGCGCTCCTCGCCCAGGCCGACTCGGTCTACGCCGTCGCGAGCGCGAGCTGGACCTACCGCGACCTCGGCCGCGCGGTGGCCGACCGCCTCGGCGTCGCGCCGCACCGCACGGTCATGTCCGCACGCTTCGGCGGCGACGCGGGCCAGGCCCTGGTCAACGAGGCCGCCCAGGCCGTGGTCGACGGCGAGGCGGCCGTGGTCCTGGTCTGCGGCGCGGAGGCCGGAGCGACGCTGTCGCACGCGCAGAAGGCCGGGGTCGACCCCGGCTGGCCGGAGCAGCCGGCCGACCTCGCACCCGACTCGGTCATCGGCAGCGACCGCGACGCCAACACCCCGGCCGAGGTCTCGGCCGGGCTCAACCTGCCCGTCCACACCTACGCGCTGATGGAGCAGGCCCTGCGCGGCAAGCTCGGCACGACGCCGGAGGAGCACACCGCGCGCATCACCGGGCTCTGGTCGACGTTCTCCGAGGTCGCCGCCGGCAACCCCTTCGCCTGGCAGCCCGAGGCCCAGGGCGCCGAGCGGCTCGCGACCGCGGACGCCGACAACCGCATGGTGAGCACGCCCTATCCCAAGCTGCTGTGCGCCAACCTCCAGGTCGACCTCGCCAGCGGGCTGGTCCTCACCAGCGCCTCGGCCGCCGAGGCCGCCGGGGTGCCGCAGGACCGGTGGGTCTTCGTGCACGCCGGTGCCGCGGCGTACGACGAGTGGTTCGTCAGCGAGCGCGGCGACCTGGCCGCGTCCCCCGCCATCCGCACCATCGGCGACAAGGCGCTCACCCACGCCGGGATCACCGTCGACGACCTCGGCCCGGTCGACCTCTACTCGTGCTTCCCCGCGGCGGTGCAGATCGCCGCGACCGAGCTCGGCCTGCCGGTCGGCGACCCCGGGCGCCCGCTCACGGTCACCGGCGGCCTGACCTTCGCCGGCGGTCCCGGCAACAACTACGGCGGCCACGGCATCGCCTCGATCGTGCCGCTGCTGCGCGCGGACCCGACGGCCTACGGCCTGACCACCTCGCTCGGGTGGTTCGCCACGAAGCACGCCCTGGGGATCTACTCCGCCACGCCGCCGGCGCGGCGCTTCTGCTCGCTGCACCCCGTCCTCGAGCCGACCCCCAAGCGCCCCGCGCCCGAGAGCTACGACGGCCCGGCCGTCGTCGAGTCCTACACCGTCGACGTGGACCGGTCGGGCGACCCGCGCGCGACGATCCTCAGCCTGCTCACCCCCGCCGGGGCGAGGGTGCTGGTCCGCAGCGAGCAGCCCGAGGTCGCCCGGGCGGCGCTCGGGGAGGACCTGCTCGGGTGGACCGTGCAGGTGGCCGGCCAGGAGGTGTCGTTCACCGACCGCAGCCGCAGCGACCTGCCCGCTCCCCCGCCCATGCCCGTGCTGCTGGACCGCCGCGGCGGCGTCGCGGTGATCACGCTCAACCGGCCCGAGCGCCGCAACGCCATCGACCTGGCCACCGCCGAGCTGCTCGAGCAGGTCGTCGACCTCGTCGAGTCGGACGACGAGATCCGCGTCGCGATCCTCACCGGCGCCGGCGGCACGTTCAGCGCCGGCATGGACCTCAAGGCGGCCGCGCAGGGCAGCTTCGCGATGACCGAACGAGGAGGGCCGCTCGGCATCGCCGCGCGCCGGGTCGAGAAGCCGCTGATCGCCGCCGTCGAGGGCCACGCCCTGGCCGGAGGCTGCGAGCTCGCCCTCGTCTCCCACCTGATCATCGCCTCGCGCGAGGCCCAGTTCGGCATCCCCGAGCCCAAGCGGGGCCTGGTCGCCGCGGCCGGCGGCGTGATGCGGCTGACCCAGCGCCTGCCGCGCAACGTCGCGATGGAGCTGGCGCTCACCGGCAACCCGATGCCGGCGACCCGCATGGCCGAGCTCGGGCTGGTCAACCGGCTGGCCGAGCCCGGCGAGGTGCTCGACGCCGCGCTGGAGCTCGCCGCGGAGATCGTCGCCAACGCGCCGCTCTCGGTGGCGATGAGCAAGCGCATCGTCGAGGAGTCGCCCGACTGGTCCACCGAGGAGGAGTTCGACCGGCAGAGCGACCTGGCCGGCGTCGCGCTGGTCTCGGAGGACGCCGTCGAGGGCGTCGCCGCGTTCGCCGAGAAGCGCGAGCCGGTCTGGAAGGGCCGCTGA
- a CDS encoding general stress protein, with protein MQNAVPAAAQSSRLALEFPQSLAVYDDYATAQKAVDHLSDEEFPVENLMIVGTDLKQVERITGRLTTGKVAAAGALSGLWLGLFVGVIFSLFGQGNQLATILSTVVMGALFGLIWALLGYAATKGQRDFSAVSAVVATRYEVLVEHKHLARAQELLQQRADLRPQPTF; from the coding sequence ATGCAGAACGCCGTCCCCGCCGCCGCCCAGAGCTCCAGGCTGGCCCTTGAGTTCCCGCAGTCCCTCGCGGTCTACGACGACTACGCGACGGCCCAGAAGGCGGTCGACCACCTCTCCGACGAGGAGTTCCCGGTCGAGAACCTGATGATCGTCGGCACCGACCTCAAGCAGGTCGAGCGCATCACCGGCCGCTTGACGACCGGCAAGGTCGCGGCCGCCGGTGCGCTGTCGGGGCTGTGGCTCGGTCTCTTCGTCGGGGTGATCTTCTCGCTGTTCGGGCAGGGCAACCAGCTCGCCACGATCCTCTCGACGGTCGTGATGGGCGCGCTCTTCGGCCTCATCTGGGCCCTCCTCGGCTACGCCGCGACCAAGGGGCAGCGCGACTTCTCCGCCGTCTCGGCGGTGGTGGCCACCCGCTACGAGGTGCTGGTCGAGCACAAGCACCTCGCCCGCGCGCAGGAGCTGCTCCAGCAGCGCGCCGACCTCCGGCCCCAGCCGACCTTCTGA
- a CDS encoding FAD-dependent oxidoreductase gives MSERVVVVGAGVIGLTCAVRLLERGHDVAVVARDLPQETTSAVAAALWYPHRAYPFERVTAWGATTYAALTDLADRPGTGVTLRRGTEVLRRTGPRPWWADAVPELARATALPAGYADGWTFVAPVVEMPVHLDWLRSRVDELGGTLTRMALSALPSAGTVVDASGLGGRLLGDDGSVQPVRGQVAYVEQVGLDEWWLDAGADGPGPTYVVPREHDIVVGGTQDEGVWDRSFDPAAGKEMLARARELVPAIRRAQVLGTRVGLRPARPQVRLEAEERDGRRVVHCYGHGGAGVTLSWGCADEVADLVSGSGPTPPAG, from the coding sequence GTGAGCGAGCGCGTCGTGGTCGTCGGTGCCGGGGTGATCGGCCTGACCTGCGCGGTGCGCCTGCTCGAGCGGGGCCACGACGTCGCGGTGGTCGCGCGCGACCTGCCGCAGGAGACGACCTCCGCCGTCGCGGCCGCCCTGTGGTACCCGCACCGCGCCTACCCCTTCGAGCGCGTGACCGCCTGGGGCGCCACCACCTACGCCGCCCTCACCGACCTGGCCGACCGGCCCGGGACCGGCGTGACCCTGCGCCGGGGGACCGAGGTGCTGCGCCGCACCGGCCCCCGCCCGTGGTGGGCCGACGCGGTCCCCGAGCTGGCACGGGCGACCGCCCTGCCCGCGGGTTACGCGGACGGCTGGACCTTCGTGGCGCCGGTGGTGGAGATGCCGGTCCACCTCGACTGGCTGCGGTCCCGCGTGGACGAGCTGGGCGGCACCCTCACCCGTATGGCCCTCTCGGCCCTCCCGAGCGCAGGCACGGTCGTCGACGCCAGCGGGCTCGGCGGCCGGCTGCTCGGCGACGACGGCTCGGTGCAGCCCGTGCGCGGCCAGGTGGCCTACGTCGAGCAGGTGGGTCTCGACGAGTGGTGGCTGGACGCCGGTGCTGACGGGCCTGGGCCGACGTACGTCGTGCCGCGCGAGCACGACATCGTGGTCGGCGGCACCCAGGACGAGGGCGTCTGGGACCGCTCGTTCGACCCCGCGGCGGGGAAGGAGATGCTCGCCCGGGCCCGCGAGCTCGTCCCGGCGATCCGCCGCGCGCAGGTGCTCGGCACCCGAGTAGGTCTGCGACCCGCGCGCCCGCAGGTGCGGCTGGAGGCGGAGGAGCGCGACGGCCGGCGAGTGGTCCACTGCTACGGCCACGGCGGCGCCGGGGTGACGTTGTCGTGGGGCTGCGCCGACGAGGTCGCCGACCTGGTCAGTGGCTCGGGGCCAACCCCTCCAGCCGGGTGA
- a CDS encoding DUF2254 family protein, with amino-acid sequence MHSRRTRPSASPPLRLRVPRALREFAAVPLAVVVVLVVLAAASIIGDQAHGPFVRGLRTFLGHYIGKQTAADTLGAVATGLVTVTSITFSVLLLAVQQTASSLSPVVFDQFVRRRGNQLYLGLFVGLALYSYLVMAAVQPKTPPIIGAFVATALTVVALGCLLVLVYSTIDQMRPDNVMRQLHDRAVRARAHEGATVCRTRRRSTCSAPVRAEHRCPTFGYVESVDLDQLSGVLSDGQGEVEMRFTIGDEVVRGDLLAVVRHPEEATARRICEALPRAVQISPRPDIDVDPSTAVRDISNIGWSSGSTSKHNPAIAAQALHALRDLGSRWVAEGERAPASDAVAVVYPDRDVDDLLDALYSAAVVARESRQHQQAAKVLRTYRFLLDKATGDVLARLARDLEVLRAELDLLPRSPEVETERERLTAQLTRLEGLAPSH; translated from the coding sequence ATGCACAGCAGGCGCACCAGGCCGAGCGCCTCACCGCCTCTGCGCCTGCGGGTGCCCCGGGCGCTCCGCGAGTTCGCAGCGGTCCCGCTCGCCGTCGTCGTGGTGCTCGTCGTCCTGGCGGCCGCCTCGATCATCGGCGACCAGGCGCACGGGCCGTTCGTCCGGGGGCTTCGCACGTTCCTGGGGCACTACATCGGCAAGCAGACCGCGGCGGACACCCTCGGCGCGGTGGCGACCGGGCTGGTCACGGTCACCTCGATCACGTTCTCGGTGCTCCTCCTCGCCGTCCAGCAGACGGCCTCGAGCCTCTCGCCCGTCGTCTTCGACCAATTCGTCCGTCGGCGGGGCAACCAGCTCTACCTCGGCCTGTTCGTCGGGCTCGCGCTCTACTCCTACCTGGTGATGGCGGCCGTGCAGCCCAAGACCCCGCCGATCATCGGGGCCTTCGTGGCGACCGCGCTCACCGTCGTCGCGCTCGGGTGCCTGCTGGTCCTCGTCTACTCCACGATCGACCAGATGCGGCCGGACAACGTGATGCGCCAGCTGCACGACCGGGCGGTCCGGGCCCGCGCGCACGAGGGCGCGACCGTGTGCCGCACACGTCGGCGCTCGACGTGCTCCGCCCCGGTGCGGGCCGAGCACCGCTGCCCGACCTTCGGCTACGTCGAGTCGGTCGACCTCGACCAGCTGTCCGGAGTCCTCTCCGACGGGCAGGGCGAGGTCGAGATGCGCTTCACGATCGGCGACGAGGTCGTGCGCGGCGACCTGCTGGCGGTGGTGCGACACCCGGAGGAGGCGACCGCCCGCAGGATCTGTGAGGCGCTGCCCCGAGCCGTCCAGATCAGCCCGAGACCCGACATCGACGTGGACCCCAGCACCGCGGTCCGCGACATCAGCAACATCGGGTGGAGCAGCGGGTCGACCTCCAAGCACAACCCGGCCATCGCCGCGCAGGCCCTTCACGCGCTGCGCGACCTCGGTTCACGCTGGGTGGCGGAGGGTGAGCGCGCGCCCGCCTCCGACGCGGTCGCGGTCGTCTACCCCGACCGCGACGTCGACGACCTCCTCGACGCGCTCTACTCGGCCGCGGTGGTGGCGCGGGAGTCCCGCCAGCACCAACAGGCCGCCAAGGTGCTGCGCACCTACCGCTTCCTGCTGGACAAGGCGACCGGCGACGTGCTCGCCCGGCTCGCCCGCGACCTCGAGGTCCTCCGGGCCGAGCTCGACCTGCTGCCGCGCTCGCCGGAGGTCGAGACCGAGCGCGAGCGGCTCACCGCCCAGCTCACCCGGCTGGAGGGGTTGGCCCCGAGCCACTGA
- a CDS encoding potassium channel family protein — protein sequence MRIRVWDPTLSPAAVLLHLLGGAAVVGLALSDVFATVLLPGSGRGPVRRPLSRWVRAVFRCTRHLSPGLRRRLLAYAGPTEVTASLLAWLVLLLVGWAAIYLPALGGAVTAAQGPTERSWGTALYFSGYDLTTLGLGDLVATTAAYRMLVVGEAATGFLTFTMAISYFISVYGTLNGRRTFALALHQRSGGTGHGSEVVRALWEEGPVAAAVDLAAMASDLREVVQTHRAYPVLRSFHDPAGWDALPQVLLTSWETVTLLRTSVDLSQADRPELGGSALREIEMAATALTESLVGPVDADPSPDRRAGWCRDHGRTLADLRRAGVPVIEDSCAGYLDARARWDGALQRLAEELLHDWPGGLRGSD from the coding sequence ATGCGCATCCGCGTGTGGGACCCGACGCTGAGCCCGGCCGCCGTGCTGCTGCACCTCCTCGGCGGCGCGGCGGTGGTCGGCCTCGCCCTGAGCGACGTGTTCGCCACGGTCCTGCTCCCGGGGAGCGGGCGGGGCCCGGTGCGTCGGCCGCTGTCCAGGTGGGTCCGAGCGGTCTTCCGCTGCACCCGGCACCTCTCGCCCGGCCTGAGGAGACGGCTGCTGGCCTACGCCGGCCCCACCGAGGTGACCGCGAGCCTGCTGGCGTGGTTGGTGCTGCTGCTGGTCGGGTGGGCAGCGATCTACCTCCCGGCGCTGGGTGGCGCCGTCACCGCGGCGCAAGGCCCGACGGAGCGCTCGTGGGGCACGGCGCTGTACTTCAGCGGCTACGACCTGACCACCCTGGGCCTGGGGGACCTCGTCGCCACGACGGCGGCGTACCGCATGCTCGTCGTGGGGGAGGCGGCCACGGGCTTCCTGACGTTCACGATGGCGATCTCCTACTTCATCTCTGTCTACGGCACGCTCAACGGGCGCAGGACCTTCGCGCTGGCCCTCCACCAGCGCAGTGGCGGGACCGGGCACGGCAGCGAGGTCGTGCGGGCGCTGTGGGAGGAGGGGCCGGTGGCCGCCGCGGTCGACCTCGCCGCCATGGCCTCCGACCTGCGGGAGGTCGTCCAGACCCATCGCGCCTACCCGGTCCTGCGCTCGTTCCACGACCCGGCCGGGTGGGACGCGTTGCCGCAGGTCCTCCTGACCTCGTGGGAGACCGTCACCCTGCTGCGCACCTCGGTGGACCTCTCGCAGGCGGACCGGCCGGAGCTCGGGGGCTCCGCGCTCCGCGAGATCGAGATGGCGGCCACCGCCCTGACCGAGAGCCTGGTCGGGCCCGTCGACGCGGACCCGTCCCCCGACCGCCGCGCCGGGTGGTGCCGCGACCACGGGCGGACCCTGGCTGACCTGCGCCGGGCCGGGGTGCCGGTCATCGAGGACTCGTGCGCGGGGTACCTCGACGCGCGGGCCCGCTGGGACGGTGCGCTCCAGCGACTGGCCGAGGAGCTGCTCCACGACTGGCCCGGCGGGCTTCGTGGGAGCGACTGA
- the nucS gene encoding endonuclease NucS yields MRLVVARCQVDYAGRLTAHLPMATRVLMVKADGSVLVHSDGGSYKPLNWMSPPCTVREGVTDDGQVEWVVSNPKSDDTLRILLEEVLHDSSHDLGVDPGLQKDGVEKHLQELLADHPATLAEGLTLVRREYPTAIGPVDLMCRDAEGLCVAVEIKRRGEIDGVEQLTRYLELLNRDPLLTTRGQVRGVFAAQAIKPQARVLAEDRGIRCVVVDYDALRGIDDPTARLF; encoded by the coding sequence GTGAGACTCGTCGTCGCGCGGTGCCAGGTCGACTACGCGGGACGGCTGACCGCCCACCTGCCCATGGCCACCAGGGTGCTCATGGTCAAGGCCGACGGGTCGGTGCTGGTCCACTCCGACGGCGGCTCCTACAAGCCGCTCAACTGGATGTCTCCCCCGTGCACGGTCCGCGAGGGCGTGACCGACGACGGGCAGGTCGAGTGGGTCGTGAGCAACCCGAAGTCCGACGACACCCTGCGCATCCTGCTCGAGGAGGTCCTCCACGACTCCTCCCACGACCTCGGCGTCGACCCGGGGCTGCAGAAGGACGGGGTCGAGAAGCACCTGCAGGAGCTCCTCGCCGACCACCCCGCGACCCTCGCCGAGGGCCTGACCCTCGTCCGGCGGGAGTACCCCACCGCGATCGGTCCGGTGGACCTGATGTGCCGCGACGCCGAGGGCCTGTGCGTCGCGGTCGAGATCAAGCGCCGCGGCGAGATCGACGGGGTCGAGCAGCTCACCCGCTACCTCGAGCTGCTCAACCGCGACCCGTTGCTCACCACGAGGGGCCAGGTGCGCGGCGTGTTCGCCGCCCAGGCGATCAAGCCCCAGGCCCGGGTCCTCGCCGAGGACCGCGGCATCCGGTGCGTGGTCGTGGACTACGACGCTCTGCGCGGGATCGACGACCCCACCGCCCGCCTGTTCTGA